Below is a genomic region from Miscanthus floridulus cultivar M001 chromosome 1, ASM1932011v1, whole genome shotgun sequence.
GCTCCTTTGGCATATGATGATTTATCTTTTGGTTTTGCTAAGAGCAGACAATGGCTTCAATTTGTAATTATTCATTACTAGCTAGGCAGGCTACATCACATTGTTAATCCTTTTGTTGTTTTACTACTTACTATTTACAAAGTGATGATTTATTTGCATTTGAACAAAGTATTAATCTGCGTGTACAACAATGCAATGCAAGTCCAGTGCGGAGGGCCGAGCTACCAAGTGCAACTGGGCAGAAGGGACGGCATGGTGTCACAAGCGTCAATGGCGAGCATTCTGCCGGGCCCCAACGTCGATGTCCCCACTGCTATCGATCTATTCGGACGGAAGGGCATCAACGCCCTCGAGATGGTCAGCCTGATCGGTACGTCGCCGCCTATATGTTGCAATTTTATTTTAATGCAGAAAATGAGACATAAAaagttagcccttgtttagtttcacccaacttctaaaaagttgctacagtacctgtcacatcgaatgtttgcggcccgtgcatggagcattaaatgtagacaaaaagaaaaactaattgcacagtttggtgggaaattacgagacgaacgttttgagcctaattagtccatgtttgaacattatttgtcaaataaaaacgaacgtgctacagtagccccaaaatccaaattcctacaactaaacacagccttagcgAAAGATCAATATATACGTACGTACCGGTTTTACTAGCGAGTACAACTTGTGTTGAAAGTTTTACCATGACCCACGTGCATGCATGTCCTCTCTTCGGTAACATGAAGCAGACTGGTTTTACTAAATAAATTAGCCTCTTTTGACCTAGAACACAGCTAAGCGTATTGATTCGAGGTGCAGATATCAAGCAGAGCTCAACACATGCATGGAATATCACGTACACGGTACACCAGTGTTGTGTTGGCACATAAAATAAGCACTTCGTATACTTAGATATGCGTTAGTTTAATGAGCTAGTTTGCTGGTCTAACGTTATACTAGTACCACTATATATTATTGTTTGTGATTGGTacagatatatatatatcatatttATCCCCTTTCCATATGTATCCCCATGCATGATGATCTCACAACCCAGCTCCTCATCAAACCGTAAATCATAATAAGTAATTGCTGAATGAGTTCTTCTGATCGAGGTCTCAGACTTAGAGCACACAGGTAATAAATGAGTTACCAAAGAGTAAGAATCAAAGCTAATCACGCCCGACACACAAACTACTACTCTTTCTAAAGAGGTTGTTTTTATTAAGTCAAACGTTTTAAACTTTAACTATAAATAAAAAATCTTTTGAGTTGAGTTtaaaatatgaaagtgatgtaaaTAGATTTATCTCGAAATATAattttataaaagtatatattaactatatttataaataaaattagcCATCAAAATTGTCTGTAGAGATCGTGTcaatgtccaaaacgactttctTTAGGGATAGAGTATAGCCATCAATACAATGCAACTGCATCTTTAAAATAAACTATATATACTAACAGTTTTAAGCGCCAGTAGTTTTTTCTTACAAATAATCCGGCCCTGTCTATTCCTTTTCTTGCAGGCGCGCACACGGTGGGGGTGACACACTGCTCCGTGATCCACGACCGGCTGTTCAACTACAATGGCTCCGGCTCGCCGGACCCGGCCATGGATCCTATGTACGTGTGGATCCTGACGACGTTCGCGTGCCCTAAGGGCCAGGCCTACGACAACATCGTCTACCTGGACGACCCCTCCAGCATCCTCCTCGTCGACAAGAGCTACTACTGCCAGATCATGAAGCGCCGCGGCGTGCTGTCCGTGGACCAGGCTCTCGGCGACCACAACGCCACCGCGTGGATGGTGAACTTCCTCGCCACCACCGACTTCTTCCCCTCCATGTTCAGCCACGCGCTCAACAAGCTCGCCGCGCTCGACGTCCTGACCGGCACCGCCGGCGAGATCAGGACAAACTGCCGGAGGACCAACTGATGGATCGATCTGCTGGCAATCAATTAATTGATGCACAAAACGAGGTTAATTATTACCAGCAGCTAGCTAGGAGTAGCTAGCTAGACGAGCAGCTGCTGCGAGAAAcagagaaagaaaaaagaagagaagagaaAGCATATACACGCGGCCGGCGACCAATGGATCGATGACTGAGGGAGCATTGCCATCAGTGATATAGCATGTGGTTTTACCATATAGTTAATTTGAGTAAAGATTCAAACTACTGGAATAGTACAAGGATCATTTTTTTTTGGTGTCTGTACGCTGATTCTTTTGTACGTGGCCGGTATAAAAATAAACGTTCCATGCATATACACCACTActttatactatatatatatatatatatatatatatatatatatatatatatatatatatatatatatatatatatatatatatatatatatatatatatatatcagtatTTCTCAAAGGAGAAATGTTTATTGCTTCGTTCTTCTTCTCAGTGAAGGAGGATAAATGATCTTTTCTAGCGCTGCAACAAAAAGAGAAATTAGTGCGGCCAAACAGTGAGGTCAAATGAACACCTTGGAGGGAGCGTCTGCTAGACTATGACAAAGCAGGGTAGAGTGCGTCCCGAGAGAGCATTGCCCCCTCTCCGGGATGCCGACGGCCAACGGGCTCTCCCTTCGTGCACATCTGGAATCTTCGATAGTAGATCAGGCCAGTTTTCTTTTTATTCCATCTTCCAAAGTCGCCTTGGACCAGCCACCGGCCCGCGGCACATGGCACCTGCTGCTACAGTAGCGGCGCCCTGTGGAGTGCTAGAGGGCAAGGGCGCAGTACTCCTTCAGTTCTAGCAGATTCTACTGTGGGGAAGTAGCAGCAGAGAATTTCTTCAGATCTGGAAGCCGCCCGACCCTTCCACTCCAGCTCTGATCTTGGAGGAACTCGCCTGAAGAGCGAAGTGTTCCAGAGCCCAGAGGAGGGCAGCGCTACCAGGAACGAACATGGTGGCCAGTGTTGTCGCCGGCTGCCGGACTTGCAGCTCGACGATGATCGGCAACCGCTGCGGACGCGGTCACGACGTCGCTCACGCTCACACACACGCGAACAAGGAACACCTGAAAGCAGTTATGCCCCGCCAAATGTTGCGGCCCTTTTCgggtttctttctttcctttaTTACTCGGTGTTACACGATCTGAGATCCGAGATCCCCGCCCCGCCCGCTCACACTACGTCGTGCCCGCCTAATGCGCGAGAAACGTTTCCTGCGGAGCGTGGCGACGGACTCCCTCGCCGCACCGTGAACGCAGTACGGTTCTGGCTCTACACCGTTCACAAAAATGCAGCTAGCTAAAACATGAATGGAAACATGCACTACCTATTTATAGATATGGCAAATGCATAACGTACACGGGATTGGATTAACTAACATTTTGCCCCCTAATCCCGATGCCCATCTATCACTCCCAGCTGCTGCCTCAGCTCGATGAACCTGACTCTGCCAAGTGCCTTCGTCAGGATATTAGCCAACTGGTTCTGGGTGCTCACATGGTCGATGTCAATACTGCCATTATCAACACATTCTCTGACAAAATGATACCTCGTATCTATGTGCTTGCTTCGATCATGATGAATTGGATTCTTGCTCAAAGCTATGACAGACTTGTTGTCAACTAGGAGACTGACCTTTAGAGCTTGAATACCGAGTAGCTCTCCCAACAGTCGGCTAAGCCAAATTCCTTGACAAGCTGCATTTGCACTTGCAATATACTCAGCCTCACACGACGATAGAGCAACCACTCTTTGTTTCTGTGACACCCATGTGACCAAATTCATGCCCATAAAAACATCGAGCCACCTGAGCTCTTCCTGTCATCTACGTCACCGGCCAAATCACTATCACCAAAACCCAGAAGCTTGGGTTTAGTAGTTCCTGATCTCATATACCTGCAACCATAGTTCACAGTTCCAGCAAGATACCTCAGTATCTGCTTTACTGCAGCACAGTAACTTGCTCTTGGTGTCTCCATGTACCTGATCACAATTCCAACAGAGTAAGCAATGTCTGGTCTTGTGTTCACCAAGTATCTCAAACTCCCAATCACACTCCTGTACTTTGTTGCATCTACTGGAGGCGATTTGTCATTCTTGCTCAGCTTCAACTTGTTCTCCATGGGAACATGGCAAGGATTACATCCTTTCATATCAGCCTGCTCAAGAATTTTCAGAGTATAGGAACTCTGACAGAGAGTAGTTACTCCTTCCTTGATTCCTTCTGATCCACCTGAATACCCAAGTAGTAGGATAGCAGACCAAGGTCACTCATACTGAAACTCTTCATCATTTGCTTCTTGAATACATCAATACGGTCTTAACTTGTCCCTGTGATAATCAGATCATCTACATACACACCCACTAGCAAAAAATCTTTACTCTCTGTACGTCTGTACACAGCATGCTCAAGTGGGTTTATGACAAAACCAAGTTTCAACAACTCCTTGTCTAGCCTTGCATTCCATGCCATGGGTGCCTGATGCAgcccatacaaagctttcttcagTCTGAGCACCTTTCCACTTccctttgaaagcatctaggccccttgttgggtttcggtgattaatgtcgacacaagattattgtgactaatgtgtgttttgtagaggcaatttgagttaggtcacgataatggcgattgtttgggcaatcaatggttttcatgcccctatcaatggaaatcgtttcggttttcaaaggatggacggcaatgttaaggacggactagttctatgtgtcatttggtgttggagagacacttagagtagtttaggactttgtttttcctttggccgtactattaaggggggtatgaactagtagcttgaccttggtgagtctaatgtgttaggtgtggtgcacacttatcaaacttaacactaggtagctcaggtaCAACCCAAAGATTGATTGGAATCAAACTCATTCACAAAGGTTCTCaatttggaagtgaatgaagTGTTGATTTGTTGACCGAACactgaagaagaaggatcagacGCTGAAGTGTAGCGTCCGGACAGTAGGAAGTTGCGCAGCAGAGGGCTAagcaacgatcggacgctggctgctgGTTAGGACCGAACCCGCTGCTACCTGCACTGTAGCAGCAGGGTCCCATGTTGATGAAGGATTGGACGCAGGAGCAACCTAGGACCGGACGCAGGGGTATGTGAGTTCGGTCGGTTACAGAAAGGGTCCAGAGAGGGTTTTTTCTGGACTGGACGTGTCCTGTCAGGTTGGACCGGACGCTCTGCAAGGTCAGGTCACTCTAATGGTTGACTTTTGTGCTGACGTAATTGTAGCTGTTGGCTACTGACCTGCGTGTCCGGTCACATGGACCTgcatgtccggtcactttgctcatgactgtcaaactccaccaccacaacccttgcccaagcatgctagacccgttgccttcaatgctcactacatgcttagaaaggattctaatggaaaaatgaaagtcatgttcttaggtccacacaacaagagtaggcctaagcaaatttgggttgcaaagtcacttgttgagaaagtcaagggccctcatcaagtttgggtccctaaacaacaagcttaatctcttgtgtgtaggtgaactacaagaccggtggaagtcattgggttattgatagtggttgcactcaacatatgaccgtgatcctcatatgttcacctcactagatgaagaagtggatggtcaagaaaggattacattgggtgataattcaaagggcaaagtacaagggttgggtaaagttgctatatcaaatgaccacacaatttcaaatgtgctatatgttgcttcattgagcttcaacttgctatccgttggacaattgtgtgatcttggctttcaatgcttatttaccgagaaggaagtggttgtatcaaagaaggatgatgaacaagtcatattcaaaggctttagatacaacaatctatCTTAAgttgatttcacctccgaagatgctaacttgaagacatgcttattcaccaaaatatcacttgggtggctttggcataggaggcttgcacatgttgggatgagtacACTCAAGAAGCTATTGAAGgagttggtgagaggtttgaaggaggtaaagtttgagaaggataagctttgtagtgcatgtcaagctagcaatcaagttgcaaacactcatccaaccaaagcttataTGTCAACATCAGAGTGCTGAGCTTctacacatggatctatttggaccaacaacatacaagagtttgggaggcaatctctattgtcttgtgatagttgataactactctagatatacttgggtgttcttccttcatgacaagaccgaagtggctacgtgtttcaagaagtttgccaagagagcacaaaatgaatttgaagtgaagctcaaaaagataagaagtgtcaatgggaaagaatttgacaacacaaacattgaagc
It encodes:
- the LOC136492685 gene encoding peroxidase 57-like, which gives rise to MQPAFSAALLAAFLVVLAYSAVSCRGQLANNYYAGKCGNFSVEAIIHDAVKSRLAWDKRMVAGLLHLQFHDCFVAGCDASILLDGPNTEKTAPENSSIFGYDFIDDVKTALETVCPGVVSCADIIIAATRDAVGMCGGPSYQVQLGRRDGMVSQASMASILPGPNVDVPTAIDLFGRKGINALEMVSLIGAHTVGVTHCSVIHDRLFNYNGSGSPDPAMDPMYVWILTTFACPKGQAYDNIVYLDDPSSILLVDKSYYCQIMKRRGVLSVDQALGDHNATAWMVNFLATTDFFPSMFSHALNKLAALDVLTGTAGEIRTNCRRTN